Proteins found in one Poecilia reticulata strain Guanapo linkage group LG15, Guppy_female_1.0+MT, whole genome shotgun sequence genomic segment:
- the LOC103476702 gene encoding pleckstrin homology domain-containing family A member 1-like isoform X2, with product MQNEGRRNTTTLSRLTNLSFHSFLFSFFLSLSLFLCVSQRNSPRSRSPPLLLLRSWPDEAGECPGGEMPYVDRQNRICGFLDIEENENSGKFLRRYFILDTQQGSLVWFMDNPQNLPIGADCVGSLKLTYISKVSDATKQRPKAEFCFVINAGMRKFFLQANDQQDLVDWVNALNKATKITVPKSSESQQNSENQKILPDVVGPKKQVSYRTDIIGGVPIITQTQHEGGDGANRSEREALQRSHSQLPYFLGRPAQEQSVIKSGYCVKQGAVMRNWKRRYFLLEENAMSYFKSDLEKEPLRMIPLKEVHKVQECKQSDIMMRDNLFEVVTTSRTFYIQADSPVEMHSWIKAISGAIVAQRGPGRSAATMRQARRLSNPCIQRYTSRIGECSGTNTATVPRSTAAQRLPPSLARPYLPCHHATQSGPMLSRAAHARSLAWDSEHFMSLLPRPVHSHAPARLSLQETRLAK from the exons ATGCAAAACGAAGGAAGGAGAAATACAACCACCCTCTCCCGCCTTACAAATCTCTCCTtccactcttttcttttttctttctttctttctctctctctcttcctctgtgtGTCCCAAAGGAATTCTCCCCGATCCCGGTCgccccctctcctcctcctccgctccTGGCCCGACGAGGCCGGGGAATGTCCCGGCGGCGAGATGCCTTATGTGGACCGACAGAACCGCATCTGTGGTTTCCTGGACATCGAGGAGAACGAGAACAGCGGCAAGTTCCTGCGACGCTACTTCATCCTGGACACACAGCAGGGGAGCCTGGTGTGGTTCATGGATAACCCTCAG AACCTGCCCATCGGTGCAGACTGTGTTGGTTCACTCAAGCTCACCTACATCTCTAAG GTCAGCGATGCCACCAAGCAGAGGCCCAAAGCAGAGTTTTGCTTTG TCATCAACGCTGGGATGAGGAAGTTCTTCCTTCAGGCCAATGATCAGCAGGACCTTGTCGACTGGGTCAACGCTCTCAATAAAGCCACCAAGATCACT GTGCCAAAGTCGTCAGAAAGCCAGCAGAAttcagaaaaccagaaaatttTGCCAGACGTCGTCGGGCCCAAGAAGCAGGTTTCCTACAGGACGGACATAATCGGTGGAGTTCCCATCATAACCCAAACCCAG CATGAAGGCGGAGACGGCGCGAACCGATCAGAGCGCGAGGCGCTGCAGCGCTCCCACAGCCAGCTGCCGTACTTCCTGGGCAGGCCGGCTCAGGAACAGAGTGTCATCAAGTCAGGCTACTGTGTGAAGCAAGGAGCCGTG ATGAGGAACTGGAAGCGTCGCTACTTCCTCCTTGAAGAAAACGCTATGAGCTACTTCAAGTCAGATTTG GAGAAAGAGCCTCTGAGGATGATCCCACTAAAGGAGGTTCATAAGGTCCAGGAGTGCAAACAGAG TGACATCATGATGAGAGATAATCTCTTTGAAGTCGTCACCACATCGAGGACGTTTTATATCcag GCGGACAGCCCGGTGGAGATGCACAGTTGGATAAAGGCCATCTCAGGGGCGATAGTAGCCCAGCGGGGACCTGGGAGGTCGGCTGCCACA ATGCGGCAGGCCAGACGGCTGTCGAACCCCTGTATACAGAGGTATACATCTCGAATCGGGGAGTGCAGCGGCAC GAACACGGCAACCGTCCCGCGTTCTACCGCAGCCCAGCGGCTGCCGCCGTCCCTCGCGCGCCCGTACCTGCCGTGCCACCATGCAACCCAGAGCGGGCCGATGCTGTCGCGTGCGGCGCACGCCCGCAGCCTGGCGTGGGACAGCGAGCACTTCATGAGCCTGCTGCCGCGCCCTGTTCACAGCCACGCGCCAGCACGCCTGTCCCTGCAGGAGACGCGCCTCGCAAAGTGA
- the LOC103476702 gene encoding pleckstrin homology domain-containing family A member 1-like isoform X1, which yields MQNEGRRNTTTLSRLTNLSFHSFLFSFFLSLSLFLCVSQRNSPRSRSPPLLLLRSWPDEAGECPGGEMPYVDRQNRICGFLDIEENENSGKFLRRYFILDTQQGSLVWFMDNPQNLPIGADCVGSLKLTYISKVSDATKQRPKAEFCFVINAGMRKFFLQANDQQDLVDWVNALNKATKITVPKSSESQQNSENQKILPDVVGPKKQVSYRTDIIGGVPIITQTQHEGGDGANRSEREALQRSHSQLPYFLGRPAQEQSVIKSGYCVKQGAVMRNWKRRYFLLEENAMSYFKSDLEKEPLRMIPLKEVHKVQECKQSDIMMRDNLFEVVTTSRTFYIQADSPVEMHSWIKAISGAIVAQRGPGRSAATEHGNRPAFYRSPAAAAVPRAPVPAVPPCNPERADAVACGARPQPGVGQRALHEPAAAPCSQPRASTPVPAGDAPRKVTSQPPASMTVASSEESPWRRRSSFEPQAPQTHLDIDDEDLPVSEV from the exons ATGCAAAACGAAGGAAGGAGAAATACAACCACCCTCTCCCGCCTTACAAATCTCTCCTtccactcttttcttttttctttctttctttctctctctctcttcctctgtgtGTCCCAAAGGAATTCTCCCCGATCCCGGTCgccccctctcctcctcctccgctccTGGCCCGACGAGGCCGGGGAATGTCCCGGCGGCGAGATGCCTTATGTGGACCGACAGAACCGCATCTGTGGTTTCCTGGACATCGAGGAGAACGAGAACAGCGGCAAGTTCCTGCGACGCTACTTCATCCTGGACACACAGCAGGGGAGCCTGGTGTGGTTCATGGATAACCCTCAG AACCTGCCCATCGGTGCAGACTGTGTTGGTTCACTCAAGCTCACCTACATCTCTAAG GTCAGCGATGCCACCAAGCAGAGGCCCAAAGCAGAGTTTTGCTTTG TCATCAACGCTGGGATGAGGAAGTTCTTCCTTCAGGCCAATGATCAGCAGGACCTTGTCGACTGGGTCAACGCTCTCAATAAAGCCACCAAGATCACT GTGCCAAAGTCGTCAGAAAGCCAGCAGAAttcagaaaaccagaaaatttTGCCAGACGTCGTCGGGCCCAAGAAGCAGGTTTCCTACAGGACGGACATAATCGGTGGAGTTCCCATCATAACCCAAACCCAG CATGAAGGCGGAGACGGCGCGAACCGATCAGAGCGCGAGGCGCTGCAGCGCTCCCACAGCCAGCTGCCGTACTTCCTGGGCAGGCCGGCTCAGGAACAGAGTGTCATCAAGTCAGGCTACTGTGTGAAGCAAGGAGCCGTG ATGAGGAACTGGAAGCGTCGCTACTTCCTCCTTGAAGAAAACGCTATGAGCTACTTCAAGTCAGATTTG GAGAAAGAGCCTCTGAGGATGATCCCACTAAAGGAGGTTCATAAGGTCCAGGAGTGCAAACAGAG TGACATCATGATGAGAGATAATCTCTTTGAAGTCGTCACCACATCGAGGACGTTTTATATCcag GCGGACAGCCCGGTGGAGATGCACAGTTGGATAAAGGCCATCTCAGGGGCGATAGTAGCCCAGCGGGGACCTGGGAGGTCGGCTGCCACA GAACACGGCAACCGTCCCGCGTTCTACCGCAGCCCAGCGGCTGCCGCCGTCCCTCGCGCGCCCGTACCTGCCGTGCCACCATGCAACCCAGAGCGGGCCGATGCTGTCGCGTGCGGCGCACGCCCGCAGCCTGGCGTGGGACAGCGAGCACTTCATGAGCCTGCTGCCGCGCCCTGTTCACAGCCACGCGCCAGCACGCCTGTCCCTGCAGGAGACGCGCCTCGCAAAGTGACCTCCCAGCCTCCCGCCAGCATGACCGTGGCGAGCTCCGAGGAGTCGCCGTGGAGACGTCGAAGCAGCTTCGAGCCCCAGGCGCCCCAGACCCATCTGGACATTGATGACGAGGATCTGCCAGTGAGCGAGGTCTGA
- the LOC103476702 gene encoding pleckstrin homology domain-containing family A member 1-like isoform X4 has protein sequence MQNEGRRNTTTLSRLTNLSFHSFLFSFFLSLSLFLCVSQRNSPRSRSPPLLLLRSWPDEAGECPGGEMPYVDRQNRICGFLDIEENENSGKFLRRYFILDTQQGSLVWFMDNPQNLPIGADCVGSLKLTYISKVSDATKQRPKAEFCFVINAGMRKFFLQANDQQDLVDWVNALNKATKITVPKSSESQQNSENQKILPDVVGPKKQVSYRTDIIGGVPIITQTQHEGGDGANRSEREALQRSHSQLPYFLGRPAQEQSVIKSGYCVKQGAVMRNWKRRYFLLEENAMSYFKSDLEKEPLRMIPLKEVHKVQECKQSDIMMRDNLFEVVTTSRTFYIQADSPVEMHSWIKAISGAIVAQRGPGRSAATPAAAVYLS, from the exons ATGCAAAACGAAGGAAGGAGAAATACAACCACCCTCTCCCGCCTTACAAATCTCTCCTtccactcttttcttttttctttctttctttctctctctctcttcctctgtgtGTCCCAAAGGAATTCTCCCCGATCCCGGTCgccccctctcctcctcctccgctccTGGCCCGACGAGGCCGGGGAATGTCCCGGCGGCGAGATGCCTTATGTGGACCGACAGAACCGCATCTGTGGTTTCCTGGACATCGAGGAGAACGAGAACAGCGGCAAGTTCCTGCGACGCTACTTCATCCTGGACACACAGCAGGGGAGCCTGGTGTGGTTCATGGATAACCCTCAG AACCTGCCCATCGGTGCAGACTGTGTTGGTTCACTCAAGCTCACCTACATCTCTAAG GTCAGCGATGCCACCAAGCAGAGGCCCAAAGCAGAGTTTTGCTTTG TCATCAACGCTGGGATGAGGAAGTTCTTCCTTCAGGCCAATGATCAGCAGGACCTTGTCGACTGGGTCAACGCTCTCAATAAAGCCACCAAGATCACT GTGCCAAAGTCGTCAGAAAGCCAGCAGAAttcagaaaaccagaaaatttTGCCAGACGTCGTCGGGCCCAAGAAGCAGGTTTCCTACAGGACGGACATAATCGGTGGAGTTCCCATCATAACCCAAACCCAG CATGAAGGCGGAGACGGCGCGAACCGATCAGAGCGCGAGGCGCTGCAGCGCTCCCACAGCCAGCTGCCGTACTTCCTGGGCAGGCCGGCTCAGGAACAGAGTGTCATCAAGTCAGGCTACTGTGTGAAGCAAGGAGCCGTG ATGAGGAACTGGAAGCGTCGCTACTTCCTCCTTGAAGAAAACGCTATGAGCTACTTCAAGTCAGATTTG GAGAAAGAGCCTCTGAGGATGATCCCACTAAAGGAGGTTCATAAGGTCCAGGAGTGCAAACAGAG TGACATCATGATGAGAGATAATCTCTTTGAAGTCGTCACCACATCGAGGACGTTTTATATCcag GCGGACAGCCCGGTGGAGATGCACAGTTGGATAAAGGCCATCTCAGGGGCGATAGTAGCCCAGCGGGGACCTGGGAGGTCGGCTGCCACA CCTGCTGCAGCTGTGTACCTGTCTTAG
- the LOC103476702 gene encoding pleckstrin homology domain-containing family A member 1-like isoform X3, which yields MPYVDRQNRICGFLDIEENENSGKFLRRYFILDTQQGSLVWFMDNPQNLPIGADCVGSLKLTYISKVSDATKQRPKAEFCFVINAGMRKFFLQANDQQDLVDWVNALNKATKITVPKSSESQQNSENQKILPDVVGPKKQVSYRTDIIGGVPIITQTQHEGGDGANRSEREALQRSHSQLPYFLGRPAQEQSVIKSGYCVKQGAVMRNWKRRYFLLEENAMSYFKSDLEKEPLRMIPLKEVHKVQECKQSDIMMRDNLFEVVTTSRTFYIQADSPVEMHSWIKAISGAIVAQRGPGRSAATEHGNRPAFYRSPAAAAVPRAPVPAVPPCNPERADAVACGARPQPGVGQRALHEPAAAPCSQPRASTPVPAGDAPRKVTSQPPASMTVASSEESPWRRRSSFEPQAPQTHLDIDDEDLPVSEV from the exons ATGCCTTATGTGGACCGACAGAACCGCATCTGTGGTTTCCTGGACATCGAGGAGAACGAGAACAGCGGCAAGTTCCTGCGACGCTACTTCATCCTGGACACACAGCAGGGGAGCCTGGTGTGGTTCATGGATAACCCTCAG AACCTGCCCATCGGTGCAGACTGTGTTGGTTCACTCAAGCTCACCTACATCTCTAAG GTCAGCGATGCCACCAAGCAGAGGCCCAAAGCAGAGTTTTGCTTTG TCATCAACGCTGGGATGAGGAAGTTCTTCCTTCAGGCCAATGATCAGCAGGACCTTGTCGACTGGGTCAACGCTCTCAATAAAGCCACCAAGATCACT GTGCCAAAGTCGTCAGAAAGCCAGCAGAAttcagaaaaccagaaaatttTGCCAGACGTCGTCGGGCCCAAGAAGCAGGTTTCCTACAGGACGGACATAATCGGTGGAGTTCCCATCATAACCCAAACCCAG CATGAAGGCGGAGACGGCGCGAACCGATCAGAGCGCGAGGCGCTGCAGCGCTCCCACAGCCAGCTGCCGTACTTCCTGGGCAGGCCGGCTCAGGAACAGAGTGTCATCAAGTCAGGCTACTGTGTGAAGCAAGGAGCCGTG ATGAGGAACTGGAAGCGTCGCTACTTCCTCCTTGAAGAAAACGCTATGAGCTACTTCAAGTCAGATTTG GAGAAAGAGCCTCTGAGGATGATCCCACTAAAGGAGGTTCATAAGGTCCAGGAGTGCAAACAGAG TGACATCATGATGAGAGATAATCTCTTTGAAGTCGTCACCACATCGAGGACGTTTTATATCcag GCGGACAGCCCGGTGGAGATGCACAGTTGGATAAAGGCCATCTCAGGGGCGATAGTAGCCCAGCGGGGACCTGGGAGGTCGGCTGCCACA GAACACGGCAACCGTCCCGCGTTCTACCGCAGCCCAGCGGCTGCCGCCGTCCCTCGCGCGCCCGTACCTGCCGTGCCACCATGCAACCCAGAGCGGGCCGATGCTGTCGCGTGCGGCGCACGCCCGCAGCCTGGCGTGGGACAGCGAGCACTTCATGAGCCTGCTGCCGCGCCCTGTTCACAGCCACGCGCCAGCACGCCTGTCCCTGCAGGAGACGCGCCTCGCAAAGTGACCTCCCAGCCTCCCGCCAGCATGACCGTGGCGAGCTCCGAGGAGTCGCCGTGGAGACGTCGAAGCAGCTTCGAGCCCCAGGCGCCCCAGACCCATCTGGACATTGATGACGAGGATCTGCCAGTGAGCGAGGTCTGA